In Clupea harengus chromosome 4, Ch_v2.0.2, whole genome shotgun sequence, the genomic stretch ctaacggacacacagacaccagctcACACATAGTGctaacggacacacagacaccagctcacacatagtgctaactgacacacacaccccagctcaCACATAGTGCTAACGGACACACAGACCCCAGCTCACACATAGTGCTAACGGACACACAGACCCCAGCTCACACATAGTGCTAACGGACACACAGACCCCAGCTCACACATAGTGCTAACGGACACACAGACCCCAGCTCACACATAGTGCTAACGGACACACAGACCCCAGCTCACACATAGTGCTAACGGACACACAGACCCCAGCTCACACATAGTGCTAACGGACACACAGACCCCAGCTCACACATAGTGCTAACGGACACACAGACCCCAGCTCACACATAGTGCTAacggacacacagacctcaGCTCACCCATAGTGCTAACGGACACACAGACCCCAGCTCACATGTGGATCCCGAGGTGCAGTCGTGCTCTTAGAGCTAGTGATGGTGCAGGTGAATCTTTGTCGTCTGGTCCATCGCCCACTCTGCTCTAGCCCCAGTGATGAACAGCTGATGTTAGTCAGGTGTGGGTCCTTTTCAAGGCTCTTCCTCTTGCCCCCCCTCCAGGCCAtgcgtttttgttgttgttttggtccTGGCTGGGCGTCAGCGGCCCTATCCCTAGGGGATGTTTATTGccttcttttgtttttatttgatctgTTTTCTATATCTAACCATATAACCATAAGCCTTTGAAATTTGGTTTCATTTTGAAAACCTGATCATTGTGCACTTGGTAAATGTGGCCCATTGTGGTGCATTGGCTTGGACTGTTTGACAGTAACTGACCGTACAAAACAATGACTTGGTATTCTCATCAAAATGACTTACATTTGCATTGGAACACCTTTTAAATAAATACTTGTTTTTTTGGCTATGTAAAAACCTACATATTGCCTACTTTTTACGAAAATAGAGAAACACAAAGCTTCTATGTTGCTTACTTTGTTGCTacagtgtttgtttctgttttctgtagAAACTCCTGCAGCTATGAGGGGTGGGAAGGCCCAGTGTGGGGTGTGGACAGGCTTCTGTACTCTGCTTTGCGTGCTGCTCATCCTTGATGTCCACGGCCGTCCAGCCAACATCTCAGTACTCAAAGATAAAACACTTAACAGCAAAGAGGAGAACGAGATTCTTCCACCAGACCATCTTAATGGAGTGAAGATGGAAATGGATGGCCACCTCAACAGAGATTTCAACAAGGAAGTGTTCCTTGGCAAGGAGATTGAAGAGTTTGAGGAGGACTCTGAGCCCCGCAGAAACAGGAAGAAGCTGATGGACATTTTCCAAAAGTAATGTGTTTGCACTTCTGCATTGAGTTTCAAACACACCTAGAGTTCATACTGCATTAGTCACATCTTAAACCTTCTTTCCCTGAATTTCCCAGGCATTTTCTTATGTGACAAGTACCAAGCCCTCCTTATTCAGGAGCCAAGGCACCCACCATTGTGCACTGTCTATTCTAGGGTCTTTACAAATACAGTGCAAAATAGAGAAATTACAGTTAGCTCTTCTGATTGCTTAACAAGTGTGGGAATCGACACCGTGATGTTTCCAAAGGTCACCATTCATGTGCTATGCTGACAGGCATACAGAGTGGTACACAGATGTCAATCACCTAAAATGTCCCGCCTGactatttttaaaaatatatatattgtattacaCTATTGTTGGCAGTTATATAGGATTGTATcccactctccccccctctaactgactgactgtatcccactctccccctcctctaactgactgactgtatcccactctccccccctctaactgactgactgtatcccactctccccccctctaactgactgactgtattccactctccccccctctaactgactgactgtatcccactctccccccctctaAATGACTGACTGTatcccactctccccctcctaACTTTCTGTATGCTCAATGTGTTTTGCAGGGTGGATCTGAACCATGACAACAGTGTGAGTGCTAAGGAAATGCAGCGTTGGATCATGGAGAAGACGGAGGAACATTTCCAGGAGGCTGTGAGGGAGAACAAGCTCAGCTTTCGTGCGGTTGACCCTGATGGAGATGGTGAGAGGGCCATGTTAAACCCAGTCTACATTCAGAAACCTGACACAACACTGGAAAAGCCACCTGTAAACACATTCTCAGCTCTCAGACTTTTGATAATGATCAGCAAATAATAATTGTGTAAGTTTAGCTTGGTGTCCAAATAACTCTTTTCAAAGCATACAAATTTACATTTGGAAAGAACTATTGAGCACATCAATAATGACATTCCTCATGACCTGAAGGTTTTAGCATGTGTGCAGTTCAATGACAATTGAAGTTTGTAAAAGACACAGGACATCCAAAGCTCTCTGTGCTTACATAGTGTCTGCTAGTTTCCTATGTAACCTTGAGACTATTGTGAAATGTCTGGTCTGATTGCAGGGCTTGTGACGTGGGATGAGTACCGTGTGAAGTTTTTGGCCAGCAAAGGCTTCAATGAAAGAGAAGTGGCAGAGAAAATCAAAAATAACGAAGAGCTCAAGGTGGATGAGGAGAGTAAGTCTGAGTTGGCCAATATTACCTGGAATACTTCTTTTCCCACAGGCACAGACATTGAAGTCCTTTCCTAAATGTTTTGGATGGCATTACAGTAACTAAAAGAGTGGCCTTATAGAGACAGGATTTTATAGTTAAGTACACTGTGAAAGTGGTTGATGGTCCTAACCTTCTACTGTTTTCACAACCTGCAGCTCAGGAGGTTTTGGAGAGTCTGAAAGACCGCTGGTTCCAGGCAGATAATCCCCCAGCTGACCAGCTTCTTAATGAGGAGGAGTTTCTGTCATTCTTGCACCCTGAGCACAGTCGTGGGATGCTCAAGTACATGGTGAAGGAGATTGTTCGTGACCTAGGTATGAGACCAATGCCCTCACCTCCTGTCTCCCCACAGTGGACAGTCTTCAACGCTGGCATCAGACAAACTAATACTGCCACTGAGATGCTGTCACTGGCATCAGACAAACTAATACTGGCACTGAGATGCTGTCACTGGCATCAGACAAACTAATACTGCCACTGAGATGCTGTCACTGGCATCAGACACACTAATACTGGCACTCAGATGCTGTTACTGGCATCATTTCCATATAAGATGACCCCTCCAGACAGAGGGCAGATTGAGGCATTCTGGTGATTCCCTCATGGTCTGATACTTctgaaaatgtaaacaacatTAAACAGTGGTTGTAAATCCACATTTAGCAGCACTGCAGTGACGAGCAAGTTTTAATTGGTAATACATCATAGAATCTTGAACATTTCTTATGGCACCAAAACATCTCTTTGTTATGTGTTTAGATCAGGATGGTGACAAAAAGCTCACTCTGCCGGAGTTCATCTCTCTGCCCATGGGGACGGTAGAAAACCAGCAAGCTCAGGACATTGATGATGACTGGGTCcgtgagaggaggaaagagttTCAGACCGTCATTGACACCAACCAGGATGGCATTGTGACTATGGAGGAGTTGGAGGTGGGAGACAATTTCATATGTAATGTTACAGTGAACTTTTCCTTCACTAAAAACAatgacacatttattttatgtaGTGGTCCACTGTAGTAGCCAAAGAGTTTCAGTGATTTGATTAGGATACATTCACCTATTAAGCTCACCAAGATCTATATTGAGAATTTTTAAAGCACAATCTTTTAATAAAATCATTGGAATTAATTTGAATGCAACCCACATTGGGCAAGTATGCATAGACACGAGTTGTAGACAGAGTATCAGTAGGATTGTCAATAACAGGTTTTATTATGTGCTGCACTGTATGTTCATCATTAACCATTCATTGATTAAGAGAATGTATTTCAAAATGGAAAACATTAGGCCTACCCCTGAAAAAGGCCAACTGTCGCTTGATGGCGCAGCAGCTGTGTGCTTTCATAGTCCATCACTTATGACAAACTGGCTCAGAACAGAACGTGTCATTTCTATGGCAACTCCACTACCTAACAAACTAGCATTTGTTAGGCAGTTCAAGTCGTATTGGCCACCAAAGCAAACGAGCAGAGAAATCTAGAACAGGCGCATTTCCTTTTTAAGGTTCAACGTTAACATAGAAATCATATCTATATATAGGTTGAaaactaaatgtatttttaGAGCTTTGTGAAGAGAATAAAATGAACAACATGCACATTCCATCTCTCAGTCAAAAAACAGCTCTTGATGACACCCATTGGCAAAGagagctattcatatgataacagtatggtacatcaAAGagagctattcatatgataacaGTATGGTAAATCGGCGGTCGTTATTGGGTCATCACAAGACGAGAACATGCATACAAATGCCCAGTTTGACTCCtataaacaaaagc encodes the following:
- the sdf4 gene encoding 45 kDa calcium-binding protein, whose product is MRGGKAQCGVWTGFCTLLCVLLILDVHGRPANISVLKDKTLNSKEENEILPPDHLNGVKMEMDGHLNRDFNKEVFLGKEIEEFEEDSEPRRNRKKLMDIFQKVDLNHDNSVSAKEMQRWIMEKTEEHFQEAVRENKLSFRAVDPDGDGLVTWDEYRVKFLASKGFNEREVAEKIKNNEELKVDEETQEVLESLKDRWFQADNPPADQLLNEEEFLSFLHPEHSRGMLKYMVKEIVRDLDQDGDKKLTLPEFISLPMGTVENQQAQDIDDDWVRERRKEFQTVIDTNQDGIVTMEELEEYMDPMNEYNALNEAKQMIAVADENQNHNLELEEILKYSEYFTGSKLMDYARNVHEEF